From Rhopalosiphum padi isolate XX-2018 chromosome 2, ASM2088224v1, whole genome shotgun sequence:
TGGTCACACTGCCCGCGTTTTTGACACCAATATTGGTTACAATAATGCGGTGGTCTGAAGTCATAGTTATTATGGAAAAGAACCACATATTTTATCTTGTGATAACCAATAGGATTTGTTAGACCGCATCAATTTTCAACTACTACTACACTATCCAGTATCCACGTGCTTGATAACGTAACAAGTGAACTTAGTGAACAAACAGTGAATAACACAAATTTCAATAATCCTTTTAGTGATTTTATTAAATCGAAACTAAAATCTTCAAAATGCTTTTGAGATACTATCGCAGTGAAGAAGGTACTCGGGTTTATACTTTAAAGGTAACATATACGTTTCTGTCACAATAATGGATtggatttatttatacttaaatcgcCAGTATATAGACTGGTCGTAACtgtggaaaatatatttaatttgtttcttaaaaccttattgttacaaattatttaattatacaacattTGTCAATTTACCAAATCTAAAAACTTAATTTGTCTAAAACATAGTAAACTAATATTTACAATCCTTTTACAATTGATCCGTTTTCATTTAATTCTAGAATATGGATCCTGCTGGCAACCAAACTTTGAGCGCTCATCCAGGTAAaacttttatcattatttttattaaaaaccatacttatttaaaaatcttaaaatttacaCTAGCTCGATTTACACCAACTGATCAACATTCTAAAGAACGGATTCGTATTAAAGAAAGATTTGGACTTCTGCCAACACAAAAAAAAGCACCTATTTACTAAAATCAAACATCGACACTgaagaaaaaagtaaaaaaagaaatgaaCTGAAAACCCAATTTGtcaacttttattcaataaaataaatcatttttttatcatataacattatcacagaatttgttttcaattaatcCTATAACACAAGAAATGTAGATATTATGAATGTAACAAGTGCTTTAAAGTTTCAAATTAACAataaccaaaatttaaaataacaataggtaTACTTACAACTAGGACTGAAACaactaaaagttataaatttcaGAAAATTTTTGCATTGATTTGGCATTTAGTTTATGAGTAACATCTAAAATGAGGCTGAAAGCTTTTAAATACCTCAATCTATTAAAGATAGGTGTtaatgtaacatttttatttttttctctgtaTACAAGACCTCTTCGGTATGATTGAAGTGATTTTGATATGTTTGCATCGCAGTCAAGTTTAACATCTCGAAGACAGTAATGTAGCTGTTTATTATAAtcctaaaaacataaataatatagtacttattatgtagatttaaattaattaatttaatactacttCAGAAGAATCCCATACTGAACATAAGCCAACCATAGCTTGCAACCGAGTCTCAAGTAATAGATTAGATAGAATAaattgtgataaattatttgatgtcaATTCAGTATCGTATGGAAATACATAACTTTCAGCTTTTCTATAAAAACCAATCatgtaaaatgattataatattattatactaaaagatttttcaatgataattaaaattacaagtaaTACTTTTTTGCGGGAAAGATTATAATTGAAGGATATGTTTGTACAGTCAAATGCCAACTTAAATCATTGTCGCTAGCATTGAAGCGGAAAAATTTGAGATCTTTGACATTTCGCATTAAACGAGCAACATTTAATAGTATATGTGCAACAACTTGACAATACGCACAAAATGGAGTGTAAAAGTATACTACAACAttctataagtaaaaaaaaaaaaaaaataatacaatttatttaaatataaataattagtaaatattacgTCAGTGTTGTTAAAAACAGCATCATTAAAAGTTTCAGAATTTAATGTCTCAATGTATATTGTTTCTTTGCCTTTTCCTTTTCCTTTTCCTTGgtacaaatgaaaattaatttcaagatCAGCTGATGACCGTAAATGACGCTTTGCCCGGTTTTCAAGAAAATCTATCAATAATTTAGCCATTGTATCTTTTGTAACATGACTAGATTTTGGTAATGTATGAACCATTTCTGActagaaaaacaataaaaataagaaacatttcaAGTAACTAAGTTCATTAACATCaagacatatatttttttaaatctgtacaAAAAATGCACAATAAGCTAAAATATACTATGAGTAAGTAATGAATCAACCATTAGTGACCCTTAAccaaatacttaattaaaaaagcTGTGTATATGAGtacaataataagatataaGATATTTCACATATTGTTAAGaacataactaatttttttaaatcgaaaattTGATTTGCCAATTGTACATATTGAACATAGTATAATTATAGGATtgaattatctatataaaaaattattatttgaatttatgattaatattgattgagtatttatagttatacaaaGATTTCCTTCAATTACAATatctattcttaaaaatataactcagATAAATATCAGTTTTACATAATCcttctcaaataataaaaactatttggataagaataaagaaaatttattttttattaagtctaTCAGTGACATCTATAgctatgaaaaatgtttaaattatcatcaaaCTATGCCTCCATTTAGAAATGcagattatttttgtattataaacaataaataaaaaactaatattttgataagtatGAAGTGAACTTCCAAATCATTAGCACACTGACATAAACAACAATGATTATTCCTATTCAATAGAAAACTTAATAAACCAACCTTTTCAAATGTTTTTCCCAGCTAATCATACAActtctgaaataatatttattagtaaataattactttacaaaAATGTACCCGGACATAACTAATCGTATCTTAAAAACCTACCAAAAATACACACTCACAAAGCCACCCACAAGACTCGTTATATTTGCTCTTATTTAAAGAAGAAACCTAAtataattccaattttaaaatcaaactttCTACAtcctataggtatactatattgtCTCATAAACTTGAAAACCTCACACGATacaaaatattggaaaaatcaTTCTTAATAGAATCTACTTTGTTTTAATCAtcaacaaaaatagttttttttaatagagtaaaaataaactaattaaaatcattCCACATAACTAAAGTATAACATAACGTAAGTATCTTTTTATCAGATATAAATGTGATTCATATAACAGaatggttatttaatttaagggaaaatttagttttatttttaaaactcattCAGTTTGTTAATCAGTTCTAATgcactaattatttaaaaaaccatactaatatgattttatttattttaattttttaatttttatataaaattgaaataaaatatatttaaaacactgTTTGTAGTACTTCATATTAAACccattaatattacaaatttacagtaattcagttattttttatctacACTTAAACctactataatagatataacCTTATAGCAGagtattcataatttttcaatGAAGAAACAGAAACCTTCAAATAGTTGACatctattttcttattaaaaaaacgataaatataatttaattaattataaaatagtcattatttcaaacatatcatattaaaataacatttcacataagaaaaaatagattaatttcttattaatgaACAACTTTTATGAAACCCTAACATTTACTTGAATTGAAAGttaaatacaatcaatatttaGATAATGTGATCcagaaaaaattaatgttaatgaaCTGCAATGATGGGACATATTTTCAGTACAAACAATTTGTTGTATATCTAattagtcaatataatatattaaaaaataccttcATATCATAAATCACAACTGCAGTTCTTTCCCGATAGTGGTTTAAGTTTATGCCAAAAACTTTTGCAGTATGATAATGATGATTTGAATCCAAAGCTAAAAATGTCATACTTTTGTTTGCCAAACACACTGATCTTAATTCATcagtagtattatatataaaggcTTCATCAGGTTTAGAAAATCTATACatgaatacatacataataaattaaaacataaatatattttcataatttaaaattgtaagtaagcatgcatataaaatacataatattatcatgaatttGATACTTGcctaaaatatttgttagcaAGTAAACTTCTGTAACATTCAGTTTCTTTCAATTGTTCAACAAAGTTTTCTGTGCTCACATGATTTGataagttaattttagctctaataaaatacaaagattAAAGGtgattgtctatattataaaatatatagaatatctTACATTTTCTTACTAGACTTATTCAAATCATTTGaacaataacttattttatggtcaaaaaatatacttttagacATTTTACATAGAGcattattaagataattaacTTCCGTGTTTGTGTCTGTGTAAAAATTATCTTGATTTTCTACTTTTACTGtggcattatattttttaagaatactaGCCAACTTATCAGGATACTTCTTCATTATTATCTCATGACATTGTTTCACATATGATGGTCGCTCACTATAaaatgctaaaaaataaaattacaatctttagtttaataattaaattacattagtaATAGCCTAAAggctaaaataatatgtactttaagtaatagaattatttacaaacattttatttcttttattaaatattttgtaatatagttCGCTGGTATAGAAACTTTCTGGCAGTTGAAGTATTCAATACTCAGTAATTGAagctaaaacataatatttgctttattatttatcttcacacaatcaaaacaatattgatTACCATTGAATAAATTgggttaaaattcaaataagggTTATGGGGTGTAAACAATAACATGGTAGGTCcacttttaaaactattatctaGTATAAGAGATCTGCTGCGTGCAATAGAAGGTACCCATTGTGTTGTTAACCTGGTCTCTTGTATTACCCATTTTCCAAGTGTTTCATGATTGACAAATGATTCATTAAAACCCTTAACAAATTTAagaagaatttatattttatttaaagcaaCTGTATACATATGTTCtatttacaaatgtttttagtatatttaccaATGTACGGTTCCATAGAAGTAACTTAATCAATGGTTCTTTATTACTTAATGGCCAAGTAGCAACACACCATTTCACATACATTTGCAATGGATCTGTTTTTAAGTGGTTAATTGCTGCATCCAAAACAATTTTGTACAAATCCCATCCttgagtaattttaaaatctacagACGCTACTAAAACATTCTGTTAAACaaacaccataatata
This genomic window contains:
- the LOC132921198 gene encoding H/ACA ribonucleoprotein complex subunit 3; its protein translation is MLLRYYRSEEGTRVYTLKNMDPAGNQTLSAHPARFTPTDQHSKERIRIKERFGLLPTQKKAPIY
- the LOC132921197 gene encoding thioredoxin domain-containing protein 11-like isoform X1 is translated as MKTVVEEEAIKEQPDEATQQPYNWYKQLKMFVRRLGKELLFALFVTCTTYATIINIQNDYGVKGPKPKPFFRTNSCVEDFYTGNLKAVLEKATVSDIAVVMFYAPWDADSIDSQEAFIEACENNKDEVYFAAINCWQPESICSKVLKGNKVYPMIVAYDYTKVGIYYSGPPNDAAYITRFVDTMKRPVKLLNNKLDLLKVHQQYHNVLVASVDFKITQGWDLYKIVLDAAINHLKTDPLQMYVKWCVATWPLSNKEPLIKLLLWNRTLGFNESFVNHETLGKWVIQETRLTTQWVPSIARSRSLILDNSFKSGPTMLLFTPHNPYLNFNPIYSMLQLLSIEYFNCQKVSIPANYITKYLIKEIKSFYSERPSYVKQCHEIIMKKYPDKLASILKKYNATVKVENQDNFYTDTNTEVNYLNNALCKMSKSIFFDHKISYCSNDLNKSSKKIAKINLSNHVSTENFVEQLKETECYRSLLANKYFRFSKPDEAFIYNTTDELRSVCLANKSMTFLALDSNHHYHTAKVFGINLNHYRERTAVVIYDMKSEMVHTLPKSSHVTKDTMAKLLIDFLENRAKRHLRSSADLEINFHLYQGKGKGKGKETIYIETLNSETFNDAVFNNTDNVVVYFYTPFCAYCQVVAHILLNVARLMRNVKDLKFFRFNASDNDLSWHLTVQTYPSIIIFPAKKKAESYVFPYDTELTSNNLSQFILSNLLLETRLQAMVGLCSVWDSSEVDYNKQLHYCLRDVKLDCDANISKSLQSYRRGLVYREKNKNVTLTPIFNRLRYLKAFSLILDVTHKLNAKSMQKFSEIYNF
- the LOC132921197 gene encoding thioredoxin domain-containing protein 11-like isoform X2, with translation MKTVVEEEAIKEQPDEATQQPYNWYKQLKMFVRRLGKELLFALFVTCTTYATIINIQNDYGVKGPKPKPFFRTNSCVEDFYTGNLKAVLEKATVSDIAVVMFYAPWDADSIDSQEAFIEACENNKDEVYFAAINCWQPESICSKVLKGNKVYPMIVAYDYTKVGIYYSGPPNDAAYITRFVDTMKRPVKLLNNKLDLLKVHQQYHNVLVASVDFKITQGWDLYKIVLDAAINHLKTDPLQMYVKWCVATWPLSNKEPLIKLLLWNRTLGFNESFVNHETLGKWVIQETRLTTQWVPSIARSRSLILDNSFKSGPTMLLFTPHNPYLNFNPIYSMLQLLSIEYFNCQKVSIPANYITKYLIKEIKSFYSERPSYVKQCHEIIMKKYPDKLASILKKYNATVKVENQDNFYTDTNTEVNYLNNALCKMSKSIFFDHKISYCSNDLNKSSKKIAKINLSNHVSTENFVEQLKETECYRSLLANKYFRFSKPDEAFIYNTTDELRSVCLANKSMTFLALDSNHHYHTAKVFGINLNHYRERTAVVIYDMKSEMVHTLPKSSHVTKDTMAKLLIDFLENRAKRHLRSSADLEINFHLYQGKGKGKGKETIYIETLNSETFNDAVFNNTDNVVVYFYTPFCAYCQVVAHILLNVARLMRNVKDLKFFRFNASDNDLSWHLTVQTYPSIIIFPAKKKAESYVFPYDTELTSNNLSQFILSNLLLETRLQAMVGLCSVWDSSEDYNKQLHYCLRDVKLDCDANISKSLQSYRRGLVYREKNKNVTLTPIFNRLRYLKAFSLILDVTHKLNAKSMQKFSEIYNF